A window of Alphaproteobacteria bacterium contains these coding sequences:
- a CDS encoding alpha/beta fold hydrolase has protein sequence MHRRTPSAARRRPRLKAGTAAPGAAPPAPPAAAPFERDSYAATALSDVIDRSVRATIARFTAGLSPAALAEAYMDWAIHLATAPGKRLQLAEKAMRKGWRYANYAARVAAHGRCDDCVQPLPQDRRFADPAWQAFPFNLVQQSFLLTQQWWHNATTGVRGVTGQHENEVEFAARQILDLFSPSNFPWTNPVVLERTRKEGGMNLLRGLQNMAEDWERAIAGRGPVGTDAFRVGRDVAVSPGKVVWRNRLVELIQYAPTTDAVRPEPVLIVPAWIMKYYILDLSPENSLVRYLVGQGFTVFMISWRNPGPDDRNLAMADYLALGIGEALDAIAAIVPGAKVHATGYCLGGTLLAIAAAAMARDGDDRLRSISLFAAQTDFTEAGELTLFIDESQLTFLEDMMWEQGFLDTRQMAGAFQMLRSNDLVWSRMVHDYLMGERVPMTDLMAWNADATRMPYQMHSEYLRTLFLHNDLAEGRFPVDGKPVALPDIEQDVFAVGTEWDHVAPWRSVFKIHMLTDTSVAFVLTSGGHNAGIVSEPGHPRRRYRVLAHKHDSHYVDPDRWLEETPVHQGSWWPEWVAWLGARSGAAVSPPALGAAAAGYPPLGDAPGSYVLQD, from the coding sequence ATGCATCGGCGCACACCGTCGGCCGCGCGGCGGCGTCCGCGCCTGAAGGCAGGCACGGCGGCACCGGGCGCGGCCCCGCCGGCGCCCCCTGCCGCCGCACCGTTCGAGCGCGATTCCTATGCGGCCACCGCGCTATCCGATGTCATCGACCGCTCCGTGCGGGCGACCATTGCGCGCTTCACCGCCGGGCTGTCGCCGGCCGCGCTGGCCGAGGCCTATATGGACTGGGCGATCCACCTGGCAACCGCGCCCGGCAAGCGGCTGCAGCTGGCCGAGAAGGCGATGCGCAAGGGCTGGCGCTATGCCAACTACGCCGCCCGGGTGGCGGCGCACGGGCGCTGCGACGACTGCGTCCAGCCGCTGCCGCAGGACCGGCGTTTCGCCGACCCGGCGTGGCAGGCCTTTCCGTTCAACCTGGTCCAGCAGTCGTTCCTGCTGACCCAGCAATGGTGGCACAACGCCACCACCGGCGTGCGCGGCGTCACCGGCCAGCACGAGAACGAGGTGGAGTTCGCCGCCCGCCAGATCCTGGACCTGTTCTCGCCGTCCAACTTCCCGTGGACCAACCCGGTGGTGCTGGAGCGCACCCGCAAGGAAGGCGGCATGAACCTGCTGCGCGGCCTGCAGAACATGGCCGAGGACTGGGAACGCGCGATTGCCGGCCGCGGGCCGGTCGGCACCGACGCGTTCCGGGTCGGGCGCGACGTCGCGGTTTCGCCCGGCAAGGTGGTGTGGCGCAACCGGCTGGTCGAGCTGATCCAATATGCGCCGACGACGGATGCGGTGCGGCCGGAGCCGGTGCTGATCGTGCCCGCCTGGATCATGAAATATTACATCCTCGACCTGTCGCCGGAGAACTCTCTCGTCCGTTATCTGGTCGGCCAGGGCTTCACGGTGTTCATGATCTCGTGGCGCAACCCGGGGCCGGACGACCGCAACCTGGCGATGGCCGACTATCTCGCGCTGGGCATCGGCGAGGCGCTCGACGCGATCGCGGCGATCGTGCCCGGCGCCAAGGTCCACGCCACCGGCTATTGCCTGGGCGGCACGCTGCTTGCGATCGCGGCGGCGGCGATGGCGCGCGACGGCGACGACCGGCTGCGCTCGATCAGCCTGTTCGCGGCGCAGACGGACTTCACCGAGGCCGGCGAGCTGACGCTGTTCATCGACGAAAGCCAGCTCACCTTCCTCGAGGACATGATGTGGGAGCAGGGCTTCCTCGACACCCGCCAGATGGCCGGCGCCTTCCAGATGCTGCGCTCGAACGACCTGGTCTGGTCGCGCATGGTCCACGACTACCTGATGGGCGAGCGCGTGCCGATGACCGACCTGATGGCCTGGAACGCCGACGCCACCCGCATGCCCTATCAGATGCACAGCGAGTATCTGCGTACCCTGTTCCTGCACAACGACCTGGCCGAGGGGCGCTTCCCGGTCGACGGCAAGCCGGTGGCGCTGCCGGACATCGAGCAGGACGTGTTCGCTGTCGGCACCGAATGGGACCACGTTGCGCCGTGGCGCTCGGTGTTCAAGATCCACATGCTGACCGACACCTCGGTCGCCTTCGTGCTGACCAGCGGCGGCCACAATGCCGGCATCGTCTCCGAACCAGGCCATCCGCGCCGGCGCTATCGGGTGCTGGCGCACAAGCACGACAGCCACTATGTCGACCCCGACCGCTGGCTGGAAGAGACGCCGGTGCACCAGGGTTCGTGGTGGCCGGAATGGGTCGCCTGGCTTGGCGCCCGCTCCGGCGCCGCCGTGTCGCCGCCCGCGCTGGGCGCGGCCGCGGCCGGCTATCCGCCGCTGGGCGACGCGCCCGGCAGCTATGTGCTGCAGGATTGA
- a CDS encoding bifunctional enoyl-CoA hydratase/phosphate acetyltransferase, with protein sequence MQFIENRTFAEIQVGDTAELSRTLHQRDIALFAAMSGDVNPAHMDAEYARSDMFHRVVAHGMWGGALVSAVLGTELPGPGTIYLDQSLHFRHPVGLGDTVTVRVTVKAKDPANRHVTLDCLCINQDGTKVIEGVALVIAPADKVRRPRVLVPEVELHPHGARFAALMDATRDRPAIRTAVVHPCDQASLVGALEAASEGLIVPVLVGPRARIAAAAAEAGRTLGDVEIVDAPHSHAAAAQAVALVRAGKAAALMKGALHTDEVMGAVVDHDLGLRTERRMSHIFVMDVPSYPKPLLISDAAINVAPDLDQKRDIVQNAIDLAHALGIDAPKVAILSAVETVYAKVGSTIEAAALCKMADRGQITGGLLDGPLAFDNAISKRAAAAKGIVSDVAGDADILIVPDLEAGNMLAKQLVYLAGAEAAGIVLGARVPIVLTSRADGTLARLASCALALLYVQHRRGRPAGKPGHAA encoded by the coding sequence ATGCAGTTCATCGAGAACCGGACGTTCGCCGAGATCCAGGTCGGCGACACCGCCGAGCTGTCCCGCACGCTGCACCAGCGCGACATCGCGCTGTTCGCGGCGATGTCCGGCGACGTCAACCCTGCGCACATGGACGCGGAATATGCCCGCTCGGACATGTTCCACCGCGTCGTGGCGCACGGCATGTGGGGCGGCGCGCTGGTCTCCGCCGTGCTCGGCACCGAGCTGCCCGGCCCGGGCACGATCTACCTGGACCAGAGCCTGCACTTCCGCCACCCGGTCGGGCTGGGCGACACCGTCACCGTGCGGGTGACGGTGAAGGCGAAGGATCCCGCCAACCGGCACGTGACGCTGGATTGCCTGTGCATCAACCAGGACGGCACCAAAGTCATCGAGGGCGTGGCACTGGTGATCGCGCCGGCCGACAAGGTGCGCCGCCCGCGCGTGCTGGTGCCCGAAGTCGAACTGCACCCGCACGGCGCCCGCTTCGCCGCGCTGATGGATGCGACCCGCGACCGCCCGGCGATCCGCACCGCGGTCGTCCACCCCTGCGACCAGGCCTCGCTGGTCGGCGCGCTGGAGGCGGCGAGCGAAGGGCTGATCGTGCCGGTGCTGGTCGGTCCGCGCGCGCGCATCGCGGCGGCGGCGGCGGAGGCCGGTCGCACCCTGGGCGACGTCGAGATCGTCGATGCCCCGCACAGCCACGCCGCCGCCGCCCAGGCGGTGGCGCTGGTCCGCGCCGGCAAGGCCGCGGCGCTGATGAAGGGGGCGCTGCACACCGACGAGGTGATGGGCGCGGTGGTCGACCACGATCTCGGGCTGCGCACCGAACGGCGGATGAGCCACATCTTCGTGATGGACGTGCCGTCCTATCCGAAGCCGCTGCTGATCAGCGACGCCGCGATCAACGTCGCGCCCGACCTCGACCAGAAGCGCGACATCGTGCAGAACGCCATCGACCTCGCCCACGCCCTGGGCATCGATGCGCCGAAGGTGGCGATCCTGTCGGCGGTCGAAACCGTCTATGCCAAGGTCGGCTCGACCATCGAGGCAGCCGCGCTGTGCAAGATGGCCGACCGCGGCCAGATCACCGGCGGCCTGCTCGACGGCCCGCTCGCCTTCGACAACGCGATTTCCAAGCGGGCGGCCGCGGCCAAGGGAATCGTCAGCGACGTGGCCGGCGATGCCGACATCCTGATCGTGCCGGACCTCGAGGCCGGCAACATGCTGGCCAAGCAGCTGGTCTATCTGGCCGGCGCCGAAGCCGCGGGCATCGTGCTGGGCGCGCGCGTGCCGATCGTGCTGACCAGCCGGGCCGACGGAACCCTGGCACGGCTGGCCTCCTGCGCGCTGGCGCTGCTCTACGTCCAGCATCGCCGGGGCCGCCCGGCCGGCAAACCCGGGCACGCGGCCTGA
- a CDS encoding phasin family protein, with amino-acid sequence MTQAGKKADMGMPFDLAQFGNLGAGGMESMAEVGRKMLEAGATLNKEIFDFVSARLSADLAAQQKLMQSTSFQDMQKVYTEYFQTASQQYMDEMQKLMTMASDTARDATDAVTKPRR; translated from the coding sequence ATGACGCAAGCGGGCAAGAAAGCCGACATGGGGATGCCGTTCGACCTGGCGCAGTTCGGCAACCTGGGCGCCGGCGGCATGGAATCGATGGCCGAGGTCGGCCGCAAGATGCTGGAGGCGGGCGCCACCCTGAACAAGGAGATCTTCGATTTCGTCAGCGCCAGGCTCAGCGCCGATCTCGCCGCCCAGCAGAAGCTGATGCAGTCGACCAGCTTCCAGGACATGCAGAAGGTCTACACCGAGTATTTCCAGACCGCGTCTCAGCAGTACATGGACGAGATGCAGAAGCTGATGACGATGGCGTCCGACACCGCCCGCGACGCCACCGACGCGGTCACCAAGCCGCGCAGATAG
- the atpD gene encoding F0F1 ATP synthase subunit beta, whose product MSADADIGAAGAADGEVVAVSGSVVEVAFPPGALPPLDTALEIDWDGPHRLVVEVQQHKDERTVLGVALQETGGLRCGVAARNTGGPIRVPGGEAVLGRLLNVLGDPIDHGPPLPADVPRLPIHRPPPGLGQQDAERALFETGIKVIDLLAPLPRGGKAAMFGGAGVGKTVLIMELIRTTVERYAGTSVFAGIGERSREGHELWLELQRSGVLARTALVFGQMNEPPGARWRVGMTALTIAEYFRDVARHDVLLLIDNIFRFAQAGGEVSGLLGRLPSRMGYQPTLGTEIADLQERIASVKGAAVTSIQAVYVPADDFTDPAVAETFTHLDASIVLSRDMASQGLYPAVDPLASTSVMLDPRVVGAEHYAVADEARRLIERYRELQEIIALLGMDELGSADRQAVERARRLIRFLTQPFLVTAQFTGHAGVSVPLADTLAGCRAILDGAADDWDETALYMIGRLPDAPAARTAEAAA is encoded by the coding sequence ATGTCCGCCGACGCGGACATCGGGGCCGCCGGCGCGGCCGACGGCGAGGTGGTCGCGGTCAGCGGGTCGGTGGTCGAGGTCGCCTTCCCGCCGGGCGCGCTGCCGCCGCTCGACACGGCGCTGGAGATCGACTGGGACGGCCCGCACCGGCTGGTGGTCGAGGTGCAGCAGCACAAGGACGAGCGCACCGTGCTGGGCGTGGCCTTGCAGGAAACCGGCGGTCTGCGCTGCGGCGTCGCCGCCCGCAACACCGGCGGGCCGATCCGGGTGCCGGGCGGCGAGGCGGTGCTCGGTAGGCTGCTCAACGTGCTCGGCGACCCCATCGACCATGGCCCGCCGCTGCCGGCCGACGTGCCGCGGCTGCCGATCCACCGGCCGCCGCCGGGGCTCGGCCAGCAGGACGCGGAGCGCGCCCTGTTCGAGACCGGCATCAAGGTGATCGACCTGCTGGCGCCGTTGCCGCGCGGCGGCAAGGCGGCGATGTTCGGCGGCGCCGGCGTCGGCAAGACGGTGCTGATCATGGAGCTGATCCGCACCACGGTCGAACGCTATGCCGGCACCTCGGTGTTCGCCGGCATCGGCGAGCGCTCGCGCGAGGGCCACGAACTGTGGCTGGAATTGCAGCGCTCGGGCGTGCTCGCGCGCACCGCGCTGGTGTTCGGCCAGATGAACGAGCCGCCGGGCGCGCGCTGGCGCGTCGGCATGACCGCGCTGACCATCGCCGAGTATTTCCGCGACGTCGCCCGCCACGACGTGCTGCTGCTGATCGACAACATCTTCCGCTTCGCCCAGGCCGGCGGCGAGGTGTCCGGACTGCTCGGCCGGCTGCCGTCGCGGATGGGCTACCAGCCGACGCTGGGCACCGAGATCGCCGACCTGCAGGAGCGGATCGCCTCGGTCAAGGGCGCGGCGGTGACATCGATCCAGGCGGTCTACGTGCCGGCCGACGACTTCACCGATCCGGCGGTGGCAGAGACCTTCACCCACCTCGACGCGTCGATCGTGCTCAGCCGCGACATGGCCAGCCAGGGGCTCTATCCGGCGGTCGACCCGCTGGCCTCGACCTCGGTGATGCTGGATCCGCGCGTGGTCGGCGCCGAACACTATGCGGTCGCCGACGAAGCCCGCCGGCTGATCGAGCGCTATCGCGAGCTGCAGGAGATCATCGCGCTGTTGGGCATGGACGAACTCGGCAGCGCCGACCGCCAGGCGGTGGAGCGCGCCCGCCGGCTGATCCGCTTCCTGACCCAGCCGTTCCTGGTCACCGCGCAATTCACCGGCCACGCCGGGGTCAGCGTGCCGCTGGCGGACACGCTGGCGGGCTGCCGGGCGATCCTCGACGGCGCCGCCGACGACTGGGACGAGACGGCGCTGTACATGATCGGCAGGCTGCCCGACGCACCGGCCGCCCGGACGGCGGAGGCTGCGGCGTGA
- a CDS encoding F0F1 ATP synthase subunit epsilon, translating into MRLVVTTPVAVVVDADGVRHVRAEDATGAFGILPGHADLVTVLQVCVLTWRDGAGAEHHVAVRGGVLSVGGGTVAVVTREAVGEDTLQRLGAAVLDRLRSDAEAEAAARTSSARMHLAAIRALDRYLRSGQVAERPAAADGADLQP; encoded by the coding sequence GTGAGGCTGGTGGTCACGACGCCGGTGGCGGTGGTGGTCGACGCCGATGGCGTCCGCCACGTCCGCGCCGAGGACGCCACCGGCGCCTTCGGCATCCTGCCCGGCCATGCCGACCTGGTCACCGTGCTGCAGGTCTGCGTGCTGACCTGGCGCGACGGCGCCGGCGCGGAACATCACGTCGCGGTGCGCGGCGGCGTGCTGAGCGTCGGCGGCGGCACCGTCGCGGTGGTGACGCGCGAGGCGGTCGGCGAGGACACGCTGCAGCGCCTGGGCGCGGCGGTACTCGACCGGCTGCGCAGCGATGCCGAGGCGGAGGCGGCGGCGCGGACTTCTTCGGCCCGCATGCATCTGGCCGCGATCCGCGCGCTCGACCGCTATCTGCGCTCCGGCCAGGTGGCCGAGCGGCCGGCCGCGGCCGACGGCGCGGACCTGCAGCCGTGA
- a CDS encoding AtpZ/AtpI family protein: MTPAVDDGDDRRDADRAMQDAVRQRERRRDFWEKTGERSLGRNLAMIGALGWLVVLPTLGGVALGRWLDDRYGTGIFWTGALIVAGVAVGSWLAWRRMGEK; this comes from the coding sequence GTGACCCCGGCTGTCGACGACGGCGACGATCGGCGCGACGCGGATCGCGCCATGCAGGACGCCGTGCGCCAGCGCGAGCGGCGGCGCGACTTCTGGGAAAAGACCGGCGAACGCTCGCTCGGCCGCAACCTGGCGATGATCGGCGCGCTCGGCTGGCTGGTGGTGCTGCCCACCCTGGGCGGCGTCGCGCTCGGCCGCTGGCTCGACGACCGCTACGGCACCGGCATCTTCTGGACCGGCGCGCTGATCGTCGCCGGCGTCGCCGTCGGCAGCTGGCTCGCCTGGCGCAGGATGGGGGAGAAATGA
- a CDS encoding ATP synthase subunit I: MNGLLPLEIAAAALVGLALGAAYFGLLHRAVAALTATAGGVTAMFGLGLLRVALAVAVFWLLARWGGGALLAGAGGFTAAGLLARRLAGPR; this comes from the coding sequence ATGAACGGGTTGCTGCCTCTGGAGATCGCCGCCGCGGCGCTGGTCGGCCTCGCGCTCGGCGCCGCCTATTTCGGGCTGCTGCACCGTGCGGTGGCGGCGTTGACTGCAACCGCCGGCGGCGTGACGGCGATGTTCGGGCTCGGCCTGCTGCGTGTCGCGCTGGCCGTCGCGGTGTTCTGGCTGCTGGCGCGATGGGGCGGCGGCGCGCTGCTGGCCGGCGCCGGCGGATTCACCGCAGCCGGGCTGCTCGCCCGCCGCCTGGCGGGGCCGCGCTGA
- the atpB gene encoding F0F1 ATP synthase subunit A: MDGANPLQPDILFALGPVPISRAVATTWGIVAALGLGAWLAMRRPRLDPGPVQAMLEIVVETIATQVSDIAGKPGARLLPLLATLFLFLAFANLSAVLPGVQAPTAHIETPAALALVVFFSVHYFGIRGKGLRGYLAHYLRPSPLMLPLNVLAEITRTFSLMIRLFGNMMSHEIVIAIVALLAGLFVPIPFLLLGILIGLIQAYIFTVLAAVYLGAAIGSVQAE; this comes from the coding sequence ATGGACGGCGCCAACCCGCTGCAGCCGGACATCCTGTTCGCGCTCGGCCCGGTGCCGATCAGCCGTGCCGTGGCCACGACCTGGGGCATCGTCGCGGCGCTCGGCCTCGGCGCGTGGCTGGCCATGCGCCGGCCCCGGCTCGATCCCGGCCCGGTACAGGCGATGCTGGAGATCGTGGTCGAGACCATCGCCACCCAGGTCTCCGACATCGCCGGCAAGCCTGGCGCGCGGCTGCTGCCGCTGCTCGCCACGCTGTTCCTGTTCCTCGCCTTCGCCAACCTGTCGGCGGTGCTGCCGGGGGTGCAGGCGCCGACCGCGCACATCGAGACGCCGGCGGCGCTGGCCCTGGTGGTGTTCTTCTCGGTCCATTATTTCGGCATCCGCGGCAAGGGCCTGCGCGGCTATCTCGCCCACTATCTGCGGCCCAGCCCGCTGATGCTGCCGCTGAACGTGCTGGCCGAGATCACCCGCACCTTCTCGCTGATGATCCGTCTGTTCGGCAACATGATGAGTCACGAGATCGTCATCGCCATCGTCGCACTGCTCGCCGGGCTGTTCGTGCCGATCCCGTTCCTGCTGCTCGGCATCCTGATCGGCCTGATCCAGGCCTACATCTTCACCGTGCTGGCCGCCGTCTATCTCGGCGCGGCGATCGGCAGCGTCCAGGCCGAATGA
- a CDS encoding F0F1 ATP synthase subunit C gives MDIHALSIIGAVVAISFGAIGPAFSEGRAIAAAMEAIARQPEAAGPISRTLFVGLAMIETMAIYCLVVALLLLYANPFAA, from the coding sequence ATGGACATCCACGCGCTCAGCATCATCGGAGCGGTCGTCGCCATCTCGTTCGGCGCGATCGGGCCTGCGTTCAGCGAGGGCCGCGCCATCGCCGCGGCAATGGAGGCGATCGCCCGCCAACCGGAGGCCGCCGGGCCGATCTCCCGCACCCTGTTCGTCGGCCTGGCGATGATCGAGACCATGGCGATCTACTGCCTGGTCGTCGCGCTGCTGCTGCTCTACGCCAACCCCTTCGCCGCCTGA